CGTCGTGTTGACGATGTAGACCACTTCGCCGTTCTTGATGAGGTCGACGATGTGCGGGCGACCTTCGAGCACTTTGTTGATGCGCTCGCACTTCACACCGTGGCTTTCCAGGAACGCAGCCGTGCCGGTGGTGGCGACCACGACGTAGCCGCGGGCCGTGACATCCTGCGCGATCGGCAGCAGGCGATCCTTGTCGGCATCGCGCACCGACATGAACACCTTGCCCTTGGGTGGCGCGTGGATGCCCGCAGCCTCGTGACCACGCGCGAAGGCGGCGCCGAACGTGCGGCCCACGCCCATCACTTCACCAGTGGAGCGCATTTCCGGCCCGAGGATCGGGTCGACGTTCTGGAACTTCAGGAACGGGAAGATCGCTTCCTTGACCGAGTAGTACGAGGGGATGATCTCCTTCGTGGCGCCCTGGTCGGCCAGCGAGCGGCCGGCCATGGCCCGCGCAGCGATCTTCGCCAGCGACATACCGGTAGCCTTGCAGACGAAGGGCACCGTACGCGAGGCACGCGGGTTCACCTCGAGGATGAACACCTCGTCGCCCTGGATCGCGAACTGCGTGTTCATCAGGCCGATGACCTTGAGCTCGCGCGCCAGTTCGGTGACCTGCCGGCGCATCTCGTCCTGCACTTCCTGCGACAGCGAATACGGCGGCAGCGAGCACGAGGAATCGCCCGAGTGCACGCCCGCTTCCTCGATGTGCTCCATGATGCCGCCGATCAGCACGTTGCCCTCGGCGTCGGCCACGATGTCCACGTCCACTTCCACGGCGTGGTCGAGGAAGCGGTCGAGCAGCACCGGCGACTCGTTCGACACCTGCACGGCCTCACGGATGTAGCGCGAGAGGTCGGCGTCGGCGTAGACGATTTCCATGGCGCGGCCACCGAGCACGTAGCTCGGGCGCACGACCAACGGGTAGCCGATCTCGCGGGCCAGGGCCAGCGCCTCGTCGGCGTTGCGCGCGGTGCGGTTCGGCGGCTGCTTGAGCTTGAGCTTCTCGATCAGCTTCTGGAAACGCTCGCGATCCTCGGCGATGTCGATCGATTCGGCATTGGTACCGATCACCGGCACGCCGGCGGCTTCGAGCGCACGCGCCAGCTTCAGCGGGGTCTGCCCGCCGTACTGCACGATCACGCCCTTCGGCTTCTCGAGGTCGACGATCTCCAGCACGTCTTCCAGCGTCAGCGGCTCGAAGTACAGGCGGTCGGAGGTGTCGTAGTCGGTGGAGACGGTTTCCGGGTTGCAGTTGACCATGATGGTCTCGAACCCGTCCTCGCGCAGCGCCAGCGCCGCGTGCACGCAGCAGTAATCGAACTCGATGCCCTGGCCGATGCGGTTGGGACCGCCGCCGAGCACGATGATCTTCTCGCGGTCGGTCGGGTTGGCCTCGCACTCTTCCTCGTACGTGGAGTACATGTACGCGGTGGTGGTGGCGAACTCGGCGGCGCAGGAGTCCACGCGCTTGTACACCGGGCGCACGCCCAGCGTGCGGCGCACGTGGCGCACGGCGGCTTCGTTGGTGTCGACCAGTTCGGCCAGGCGCGCATCGGAGAAGCCCATGCGCTTGAGCTCGCGCATGCGCGGCTCGTCCAGCGCGGTCAGGCCCTGGCGCTGTACCTCGCCCTCGGTCATCACGATGTCTTCGAACGCGGCAAGGAACCACGGGTCGATGCGGGTCAGCGCGTGCACTTCTTCCAGCGACAGGCCGGCGCGGAAGGCATCGGCGACGTGGAACACGCGGTCCGGGCGCGGCTCGCGCAGCTCGCGCTTGAGCGTCAGGAAGCCTTCCTCGCTGCCGATGTCCAGGCCGGTCGGGTTGAGGCCGGTCTTGCCGATCTCCAGGCCACGCAAGGCCTTTTGCATCGATTCGGTAAAGGTGCGACCCATCGCCATCACCTCGCCCACCGACTTCATCTGGGTGGTCAGGCGCGCATCCGCGGCCGGGAACTTCTCGAAGGCGAAGCGCGGGATCTTGGTGACCACGTAGTCGATGGACGGCTCGAACGAGGCCGGCGTGAGACCGCCGGTGATGTCGTTCTTGAGTTCGTCCAGCGTGTAGCCGACAGCCAGCTTGGCGGCCACCTTGGCGATCGGGAAGCCGGTGGCCTTGGAGGCCAACGCCGAGGAACGCGACACGCGCGGATTCATCTCGATGACGACCACGCGGCCGTCCTCGGCGTTGATGCCGAACTGCACGTTGGAGCCGCCGGTGTCCACGCCGATCTTGCGCAGCACCGCGATGGAGGCGTTGCGCAGGCGCTGGTATTCCTTGTCCGTGAGGGTCTGCGCCGGCGCGACGGTGATCGAATCGCCGGTGTGCACGCCCATCGGGTCGAAGTTCTCGATCGAGCACACGATGATGCAGTTGTCCGCCTTGTCGCGGACCACTTCCATCTCGAATTCCTTCCAGCCCAGCACCGATTCCTCGACCAGCACCTCGTGCACGGGCGAGAGTTCGAGACCGCGACCGATGATCTCGACGAACTCTTCCTTGTTGTACGCGATGCCGCCACCCGAGCCGCCGAGCGTGAAGCTGGGCCGGATGATGGTCGGGAAGCCGACGGTGGCCTGGATTTCCAGCGCCTGCTCCATCGAACGGGCCACTTCGGCCTTCGGGCATTCCAGGCCGATCTCGGCCATGGCGATGCGGAACAGGTTGCGGTCTTCCGCCATGCGGATGGCTTCGCGCGACGCGCCGATCAGCTCGACGTTGTATTTCTCGAGCACGCCGTGGTCGGCGAGGTCGAGCGCGCAGTTGAGGCCGGTCTGGCCACCCATCGTCGGCAGGATGGCGTCGGGACGCTCCTTGGCGATGATGCGCTCCACCGTCTGCCAGTTGATCGGCTCGATGTAGACCGCATGGGCCGTATCGGGGTCGGTCATGATCGTGGCGGGGTTGGAGTTGACCAGGACGACGCGGTAGCCCTCTTCCTTCAGCGCCTTGCAGGCCTGGGCACCGGAGTAGTCGAACTCGCAGGCCTGGCCGATGACGATCGGGCCGGCGCCGATGACGAGGATGGTCTTGATGTCTGTGCGCTTGGGCATGGTATCTCTCGCAAACGAAGCGGATGGATGAGGGGATCGGGGACAGCGCGGCGCGTGGTTACGCGCGCTTGGCCCGGTGCTCTTCCATCGAGGCGATGAACGTGTCGAACAGGTAGCCGACGTCTTCGGGGCCCGGGCTGGCTTCCGGATGACCCTGGAAGCAGAAGGCCGGCCGGTCGGTGAGCGCGAAGCCCTGCAGCGACCCGTCGAACAGCGAGGTGTGCGTGATCCGCACGTTGGCCGGCAGCGTGGCGGGGTCCACCGCGAAGCCGTGGTTCTGCGAGCTGATCAGCACGCGGCCGGTGTCGTGGTCCTTTACCGGGTGGTTGGCGCCGTGGTGGCCGAACTTCATCTTCAGCGTCTTCGCGCCCACCGCCAGGGCCAGGATCTGGTGGCCCAGGCAGATGCCGAACAGCGGGATCTTCGTGTCGAGGATCTGCCGTGTCGCTTCGATCGCGTAGTCGCAGGCGGCCGGATCGCCCGGGCCGTTGGCCAGGAACACGCCGTCCGGATTCATCGCCAGCACGTCCGACGCGGGCGTCTGCGCCGGCACCACTGTGATCTCGACGCCGCGACCGGCGAGCAGGCGCAGGATGTTCTGCTTCACGCCGAAGTCGTAGGCCACGACCTTGAACGTCTTGGGCACGTTGTGGAACGCCTGCTTGTCGAGGTCGTAGACGCCCTCGGACCACTGGTAGGTCGCGGTGGTACTGACCACCTTGGCCAGGTCCATGCCGTTCAGGCCTTCGAAGCCACGTGCCTTGGCCACCGCCGCATCGGCGTCGATCGCGTCGCCGGCGACGATGCAGCCGCCCAGCGCGCCCTTCTCGCGGAGGATGCGGGTGAGGCGACGTGTGTCGATACCGGCGATGGCGACGATGCCGTGGCGCGCAAGATACTGCGGCAGGGGCTCGACGCTGCGCCAGTTGCTGGCCAGGCGCGGCACGTCGCGCACGATCAGGCCGGCGGCGTGGACGCGGTCGGACTCGACGTCCACCTCGTTGGTGCCGGTGTTACCGATGTGCGGATAGGTGAGCGTGACGATCTGGCGGGAGTACGAGGGGTCGGTCAGGATTTCCTGATAACCGGTCATGGCGGTGTTGAACACCACCTCACCAATCGTCTCACCGCGAGCACCGACCGCATGGCCGTGAAAAATGCTGCCGTCTTCGAGAGCAAGCAGAGCAGGTGTACGCATGGGATGGCCGCCTTCGGGTGCAGCAAAGCCCGCAAGCCTGCATTGAGCGGCTCGTGGGCCTTGGGGATAAGGGATCGCTGGGCGGGTAAGAATGATAGGTGTGAAGGCCGCTTTTGTCCACCCGGGATGCATGAACGGCGGCGCGGCGGAATATCGCTGGGACGCCGGTCCGACGCGATACAATGGCGACGAGCCAGACCACCCGAGAACCGTCGCATGCTGCTCGATCCCGCCCGCCTGGAACGTCCGGACACCGACATCCGGCACGAGCCCTTTTCGTTCATGATCGCCCACGGCCAGCTGCCGGACGAGTGCCGGTCGGAACTGGAGCGTGATTTCCCGCAATACACCAGCGCGGGGTTCTTCCCGTACGACGCCAGCGATTGCGGCCCGTCGGTGAACGAACTGGTCGAACAGATGACGTCGCGCGCCTTCTCGGCCGCCATCGGCCGCCACTTGGGCATTCCCGGGCTGGAGACCTACCCCACGCTGGTCACGCTATGCCGCCTGCTCAACCGCCGGCACGGCACCATCCACACCGACAGCAAGTCCAAGATCGCCACCGCGCTGATCTACCTGAATCCGATGTGGCCCGACACCAGCGACGGCTGCCTGCGCTTCCTGCGATCGATCAACGACATCGACGATATCGTGGCGCCCGAGCTGAAGCCGCTCTACGGCGAGTTCGCGGTGTTCCGCCGGGCTGAGAATTCCTTCCACGGCCACCTGCCCTACGAGGGCGAGCGCCGGGTGATCCAGGTGGCCTGGCTCACCTCGGAAGAAGAGAAGGCCCGCAAGACCAAGCGTGGCAAGTTCTCGCGGGTGTTCAAGAAGATCTTCGGCAAGCTGGACCGCAAGATGGGCGCGGACCGGGATCGCAACGCCTCGCACCCGGACTAGCGCACCCCGAACCACCAGCCGACGAAGATGGCGAACACGCCGTAGAGCGCGCCGATCGGCATCAGCCAGCGCGCCTCCACGGAGCCGCGCCGGAACATCGCCCACAGCGCCACCACCGCGACCATGGTGATCGCACCGGCCACGATCAGCGGCGTATCGAACAGCCACGGCGTGGCGAACAGCGCGAGTGAACTGGGAATGGTCGCCTGGATCATCATGGCGCCGGAGATGTTGGCCAGGGCCAGCCGCTCCTTGCCCTGGCGTACCCAGATCAGCGCGTTGACGGTCTCGGGCAGCTCGGTGGCCACCGGACTGAGCACCAGCGCCACGATATGCGGCGATAGCTGGAAGAAGTCACCGAAGGCCTCAAGCTGCCAGACGAAGGTGCGCGAGGCGATGGCGATGACGAGCAGGGCCAGGCCCGTCTGCAACGCCACCCAGCCCATCGACGGATTGGCGTCGCGCGGACGGAAGGTCAGCGGTTCCAGCGCCTCCTCTTCCGGTGCCGTAGTGTCGTCGCGCATCTCACGCCACACGTAGGCCACGTAGGCCAGCAGGAACAGCACACCCAGCCAGGGCTTCCAGGCGAAGGCCACGAGGCCCAGGCCCACCTTGACGATGAAGATGGCCAGGAACCAGGACTGGTCGCGCGCCAGGCGCTGGTTGTCGACGCGTACCCGCAGGTCCGGTCGGTTCAACCGCTTGCGACCCGCATACAGCGCGAAGCCGACGACCGCATAGGCGATCGTGGCCAGGACCAGGGGGCCGCCGAGCGCGGCGCCCACGCCGATATCCTTCGCTTCGGGTGTCTTGCCGAACATCACGGCGACGAAGGTGACCGCGCTTTCGGGAAGTGCCGTGCCGAAGGCGGCAAGCACCGTGCCGGTGGCGGTGGCGCCGAGGTTGAGCTTGCGCCCGAACCACTCGACGCCGTTGACGAAGTATTCGCACGCGAAATAGATGGCCCCGGCGGAAACCAGGAACAGGAAGCATGTCAGCAGCATGGATAATCTAAGGCCGAGCGAGCGAGAACATACCGATGGCTCAACGACACCGCTCGCCCGGCCCGGGTAAGCATGTCGCTGGCCAAAGGTCTCGCCGGACGGGCAGCGTACTCTCCTACGCTGCTGCCGTTCGCGCCATGGGGCCGAGGCCACCAAGTGTGTTGACGCGAACTCTCCTGGGTACGGAGATGGCTACTCCCCAATGACTTCGGGCGGAATCCTACCACGCCCCGCAGCCACCCCCAACCCCACCGCCGTAGGAGCCCACGATGTGGGCGAAAAAACCAGATCGCCTCACCCCTCCCCCATCAAACCCGCGTCCCGATCACATCCTCGATCGTCCACCCACCCGGCGCACGCCCCGCCATCCACGCAGCGGCTTCCAGCGCCCCGCGTGCGAAGATCGATCGATCCGTCGCCCGATGCGCAAGCTCGATCCGCTCGCCCTGCCCCATCAGCAACGCCTGGTGTTCGCCGACGATGTCACCGCCACGCACCACCGCGAACCCGATCGTGCCGGCCTGACGCGCACCCGGACGCCCCTCGCGCGTATAGACGGCCAATTCATCCAGCGTGGCGCCGCGACCGGCGGCCGCGGCGTGGCCGAGCGCCAGCGCCGTACCGGACGGTGCGTCTTCCTTGCGGTTGTGGTGCGCCTCGACGATGTCCAGGTCCCAGCCGGGCAAGGCGGCGGCGGCTTCGCGCAGCAGGCGAGTCAGCACCGCGACGCCCAGGCTGAAGTTGGCCGCATGCAGCACGGCGATGCGCTCGGTGGCACGGATCAGGCGCTCGCTGAGGGCGGGCCCGAGGCCGGTGCTGCCGGTGACCAGCGAGGCGCCGCTCGCCTCGCAGTAGTCCAGCGCAGCGGCCAAGCCTTCCGGGCCGCTGAAATCCACCACCACGTCGATGTCGGCGGCGCCGGCCCAGGCGCTGAAACGCAGGGCGGAGACGTCGCCGTAGGCGGCCTTGCCCAGGCGCGGCGAGGCCGACGACACCACCGCCCGCACGGCGTCGAAACGCGCATCCTCGCGCACCAGGCCGAGCAAGGCGGAGCCCATACGGCCGGAGGCGCCGCTGATGGCGAGACGGACGGGACGGGTCATGGGGCGGAACCTCGGCGATGAACGGACGGCCATGCTAGTGGATGGCCGTCCGGCTTACGAGGTGACCTTCGACCAGAAGTCCTTGACGCCGTCGATGAACGTGGTGGAACGCGGCGTGTGCTTGGCGGCTTCCTCGCCGACGAACGTGGCCTCGAGCTGCGTGAGCAGTTCGCGCTGTTCCTTGGTCAGGCGTACCGGCGTCTCCACCACGACGGTGCAGACCAGGTCACCCGTGCGCCCGCCGCGAACCGACTTCACGCCGCGGCCGCGCATGCGGAACTGGTGCCCGGTCTGGGTCTCGGGTGGCACGCTGACCGCGATCTCGCCCTCCAGCGTCGGCACCATCAGCTCCGTGCCCAGCGCGGCCTGCGCGAAACGGATCGGCACCTCGCAGTAAAGGTCGCTGCCGTCGCGCTGGAAGATGGCGTGCTCGCGCACCCGCACTTCCACGTACAGGTCGCCGGCCGGCGAACCGGCGGGACCGGCTTCGCCCTGGCCCGTCAGTCGGATGCGGTCGCCGTTGTCGACGCCCGCCGGAATCTGCACGGACAGCGCGCGCTGTTCCTCCAGCCGCCCTTCGCCGTGGCACTTCTTGCAGGGCTTGTCGATCTTCTGTCCGGTACCGTGGCAGGTCGGGCAGGCCTGCTGGATGGAGAAGATGCCGTTCTGCATGCGCACGCGGCCGTGGCCGGCGCAGGTACCGCACTTGGACACCTTGCCGTCTTCCGAGCCGCTGCCGTTGCAGTGGTGGCAATTGACCTGGGTCGGGATCTCGATCTTCTTCTCGACGCCGAACACGGCCTCTTCGAGATCCAGGTCCATCATGTAGCGCAGGTCGGCACCGCGGCGCGCGCGCTGGCGGCCACCGCCACCACCGAAGATGTCGCCGAAGATGTCACCGAAGATGTCGCCGACGTCGCCGAAGCCTCCACCGCCGCCGCCACGACCGAAGCCGCCGCCCTCGAAGGCGGCATGGCCGTACTGATCGTACGCGGCGCGCTTCTGCGCATCCGACAGCACGTCGTAGGCTTCCTTGGCTTCCTTGAATTTGTCGATCGCCGCCGGGTCGTCCGGATTGCGGTCGGGATGGTACTTCATCGCGACGCGACGAAAGGTCGTCTTGAGTTCGCCGTCAGTGACGGTGCGTTCGACACCGAGGATTTCGTAGTAGTCGCGCTTGCTGCTCATGGCACGCTTGCTTTCCCTGGACGGACGAACGCGCCGAGAGGTTGCCCTTCGACGCGATCGTGCCGGTTAACCGATAGCGTGCCGCAGGTATGGAACCCGCGGCACGCCGTTGCCTTGTGGGGACGAATTACTTCTTCTCGTCCTTGACCTCGGTGAACTCGGCGTCCACCACGTCGTCCGGCTGGGCCGAACCGCCGCCCGGTGCCGACTGCTGCGCGGTGTCCTGCGTGCCACCCGACGACTGCGCCGCGGCGGCCAGGGCCTGCGCGACCTGCTCGAGGTTGGCGATCTTCGACTCGATGGCGTCCTTGTCCTCACCAGACAGCGCCTTCTCCAGCTCGGAGACCGCACCGTCGATGCTGGCCAACTGCTCGGCCGGGATCTTGCCGCCGTGCTCCTTCAGCTGGCTGCGCGTGGCGTGGACGAGCTGGTCGCCCTTGTTGCGCACCTGCACCAGGTCGTGGAACTTGCGGTCCTCTTCGCGGTTGGCTTCCGCGTCGGCGACCATGCGTGCCACTTCCTCGTCGGACAGGCCCGAACCGGCCTTGATCTCGATCTTCTGTTCCTTGCCGGTGTCCTTGTCCTTGGCGGACACATGCAGGATGCCGTTGGCGTCGATGTCGAAGGTCACTTCGATCTGCGGGGTGCCGCGCGGCGCCGAGCGGATGCCGGAAAGATCGAACTTGCCCAGCGACTTGTTCGCGTTGGCCCGCTCGCGCTCGCCCTGCAGCACGTGCACGGTCACGGCGTTCTGGTTGTCCTCGGCGGTGGAGAAGGTCTGCGAGGCCTTGGTCGGCACCGTGGTGTTCTTCTCGATCAGCTTGGTCATCACGCCACCCATCGTCTCGATACCGAGCGACAGCGGGGTGACGTCGAGCAGCAGCACGTCCTTGACGGTACCGCCCAGCACGCCGCCCTGGATGGCGGCGCCGACGGCGACGGCCTCATCCGGGTTGACGTCCTTGCGCGCTTCCTTGCCGAAGAAGTCCTTCACGGCTTCCTGGACCTTGGGCATGCGGGTCTGGCCGCCGACGAGGATCACTTCGTCGATGTCGGAGATTTTCAGGCCGGCATCGTTCAGCGCGGTGCGGCACGGGTCGATGGTGCCCTTGACCAGGTCTTCCACCAGCGACTCGAGCTTGGCACGGGTCAGCTTGATGTTCAGGTGCTTCGGGCCGGTAGCGTCGGCGGTGACGTACGGCAGGTTCACGTCGGTCTGGTGAGCCGAGGACAGTTCGATCTTGGCACGCTCGGCGGCGTCCTTCAGGCGCTGCAGGGCCAGCTGGTCCTGGCGCAGGTCGATGCCCTGCTCCTTCTTGAACTCTTCCACCAGGTAGTCGATGACGCGATTGTCGAAGTCTTCGCCACCCAGGAACGTGTTGCCGTTGGTCGAGAGCACTTCGAACTGCTTCTCGCCGTCGACGTTGGCGATCTCGATGATCGAGACGTCGAACGTGCCGCCGCCCAGGTCGTACACGGCGATCTTGCGATCCTTCGCGGACGTCTTGTCCAGGCCATAGGCCAGCGCGGCCGCGGTCGGCTCGTTGATGATGCGCTTGACCTCGAGGCCCGCGATCTTGCCCGCGTCCTTGGTGGCCTGGCGCTGGCTGTCGTTGAAGTAGGCCGGCACGGTGATGACGGCCTCGGTGACGGCCTCGCCCAGGAAGTCCTCGGCGGTCTTCTTCATCTTCATGAGGACCTTCGCGGACACTTCCTGCGGGGCCATCTTCTTGCCGTCGGCGGTCTGCACCCAGGCGTCGCCGTTGTCATGCGCGACGATGCCGTAGGGGACCAGCTTGAGGTCCTTCTGCACTTCCGCGTCGGTGAACTTGCGGCCGATGAGGCGCTTCACCGCGTAGAAGGTGTTCTTGGGATTGGTGACGCTCTGACGCTTGGCCGGCGCACCCACCAGGACTTCGTTGTCCTTGGTGAAGGCGACGATGGACGGCGTGGTGCGATCGCCCTCGGCGTTCTCGATGACACGCGCGGTCGACCCTTCCATCACTGCCACGCAGGAGTTGGTCGTACCGAGGTCGATGCCGATGATCTTGGCCATTGAAGTTGCTCCGTTTATATCTAAGCGGCCCCCGCGGCCGCGACTGGTGTGGAAAATGGGGGTAACCCCCATCGATTCAATATCTTCGGTATCAGTTATCGCGAACCACGGCGACCAACGCCGGGCGCAGCAGGCGATCGTTCAGCACGAACCCCTTCTGCACCACCGCCACCACCGTGTTGGGCGCGTGCTCGTTCGACTCGACCGAGCTGATCGCCTGATGGTGCTCCGGGTTGAACGGCTGGTGCAGTGGATCGACCACCGACAGGCCGTTGGCCTGGGTCACCTTTTCCAGCTGCTTGAGTGACATTTCCAGTCCCTCGCGCAGTGTCTTCGCATCGGCCGACTGGTTGGCCAGGCCGAGCGCGATGCCGTCGTAGACCGGCAGCAGGTCGCCCAGCAGCTTCTCGTTGGCGAAGCGACGCGCCTGGTCGAGGTCGCGCTGCATGCGCCGGCGCTGGTTCTCGATCTCCGCCTTTTCGCGCAGGACCGTCTCGCGGGCTTGTGCCAGCTCGACTTCCATCGCGGAAAGCTGGGCGTTCAGCGCATCGAGCTCGGCCTGTGCGCCGTTCTCGGCGACACCGCCGTCCTGCGCCGGATCGGGCGCGTGGGGATCGTTGTTTTGCATGATTACTCCAAATGTCAGCTCACCGGCCCCGCGGTGACGCGGGGCCGAACATTCGCGGGAATTACCAAACCCGCCTCCCGTGCCGGTTTATGAGGTCGCCGCGGCGCGATTCAAGGCGTCACTGAGCAGCGCGGCCGTGGCCTGTACCACGGGGATCACCCGCTCGTAGGCCATGCGGGTCGGTCCGATGACGCCGATCGCGCCCAGCATGCGGCCGGGGGTGCCGTAGGTGGCGGTGACGATGCTGCAGCCGTCCAGGGCCGCGAAGCCCGATTCCTCGCCGATGAAAAGGCGCACGCCGGGGGCCTGGACGCACATTTCCATCAGCTGGAGCAGGTCGCGCTTCTGCTGAAAGGCGTCGAAGAGGTCGCGGAGCCGTTCGATGTCGGCCAGTTCCGAGTAGCCCATGAGGTTGGTCTGACCGCTGACCAGCACGTCGTCGGCGTCGTCCACGGGCGTAAACGAGGCGGTGGCCAATTCCACCACACCGGATAGCAGGCGATTCAGTTCACCCCCGGCCTCGCGCAACTCGGTGGCGAGGTGGGCACGTATGTCCGCCAGGCGGAAGCCGGCGAACTGCGCATTGAGGTAGTTGGCCGCCTGTTCCAGCTCGGTGGCATCCAGCGGCTTGGCCAGCTGGACCACCCGGTTTTGCACCTGGTTGTCCGAGAAGACCAGGATCACGAGGACGCGCGCGTCGGGCAGGCTGACGAAATCGATGTGGCGCAGCGGGAAGTCGCCCTGCCGCGGCACCGTGACCACGCCGGCGAACCGGGTCATCGCGGAAAGCAGGTGGGACACGTTGCCCAGCAGGTCGCGCGTGGTGGTCTGGTGCGGCGGCAGGCTGCCCTGCAGGCGGGCCATCTCGTCGCGCGGCAGCGGTTTCAGCTCCAGCAGGCTGTCGACGAACAGGCGCAGGCCGCGCGGGGTGGGAATGCGCCCCGCCGAGGTGTGGGGCGAGGCCACCAGCCCGGCGTCTTCCAGGTCGGCCATGATGTTGCGGATGGTGGCCGGGCTGACTTCCAGGCCGGACGATCGCGCCAGCGTGCGTGAGCCGACCGGCTCCCCATCGGACAGGTATTGCGAGATGAGGGTCCGCAGCAGCCGGCGCGCGCGAGCATCGATGTCGTGACCGGAGAACGGATTCATGCGCCTGACTGGTGTGGAAAAGGGGTGGAACGTGGCGCTATCAATAAGGTCTCGCCGCTCTGCTTGCAAGTCTCGGCTTCTGCGACGCGCCTGCCGCTACAATCGGCGCGATTCCCTTCGCCGCACGGTCGCCATGCTCACCTCGCTCTACGTCCGCCAGTTCGCCGTCGTCGAAGAAGCCGAGATCGCCTTCGGTCCCGGCCTCACCGTGGTCAGCGGCGAAACCGGCGCGGGCAAGTCCCTGCTGGTCGACGCACTGATGCTACTGGCCGGCGCCCGCGCCGACAGCGGCATGGTCCGGGCCGGCAGCGACCGCGCCGAACTAGCCGCCGAATTCGACCTGGCCGGCCTGCCCGAAGCCACCGAGTGGCTGCGCCAGGAGGAACTGGACGACGGCGAGACCTGCCGGCTGCGCCGCGTGATCCGCACCGAGGGCAGCTCGCGCGGCTGGATCAACGGTCGCCCGGCCAGCCTGGCGCAGATGTCCGCACTGGCCTCGCGGATCGTGGAGATCCACGGCCAACACGAGCACCAGGCGCTGCTCTCGCGCCAGCACCAGATGGCCCTGCTGGATGCCTACGCGGGCAACGAGGCCCGCCTGGCGAGCGTGCGCGACACCGCGAAAGCCTGGCGCGACGCCGTGGCCCGCATCCGCACCCTGTCCGGCGGCGACGACCGCGAACGCCAGATCGAACTGCTGGCCCACGAGCTGGAAGAACTGGACCGCTGGGCCCTGGCGCCGGCCGCCCTGGACGACCTGGAAGCCCAGCACCGCCGCCTCGCCAACGCCGGCCGGCTGGCCGAGGGCGCCAACGGCGTGGTCGAGATCCTCGATGGCGAAAGCGAGTTCGCGGTCGGGCGCGCCCTGCTCCGCGCCCATGCCGAGGTTTCCCGGCTTGCGGAACTGGATGCCTCGCTGGTGCCCACGCTCGAATTGCTCGACAGCGCGCAGATCCAGGTCGGCGAAGCCGTCGACGGCCTCGGCCGCTACGCCCAGGATGTGGAGCTCGACCCGGAGCGCCTGGCCGAGGTGGATACCCACCTCACCCACCTACACGACCTGGCCCGCCGCTACCGGCTGCCGATCGAGGAACTGACGGCCAAGGCCGAGGAGATCCGGGAGCGCCTGGCCGAACTGGAAGGCGCCGGCGACGCGCTGGACCGCCTGGCCCACGAGCGCGACCGCCTGCGCACCGCCTGGGATAGCGCCGCCAGGGCCTTGTCCGACGCCCGCGGCGAAGCCGCCGGCCGGCTGGGCGCCACGGTCGCCACGCTGATGGGTGAACTGGGCATGGGCGGCGGCCGCCTGGTGGTGTCACTGGAGCCGGCCGAGGGCGACGAGCCCGATCCGCAGGGCCGCGAGCGCTGCGAACTGCTGGTCAGCGCCAACCCCGGCCAGCCGCCCCGCCCGCTACGCAAGGTGGCCTCCGGCGGCGAGCTGGCGCGCATCAGCCTGGCCATCGAGGTCGCCACGCTGGGCAACGACAACATCGGCTGCATGATCTTCGATGAAGTGGACACCGGCATCGGTGGCGCGGTGGCCGAGGTGGTCGGGCAGAAGCTGCGCGCCCTGG
This DNA window, taken from Luteibacter sp. 9135, encodes the following:
- the carB gene encoding carbamoyl-phosphate synthase large subunit, which codes for MPKRTDIKTILVIGAGPIVIGQACEFDYSGAQACKALKEEGYRVVLVNSNPATIMTDPDTAHAVYIEPINWQTVERIIAKERPDAILPTMGGQTGLNCALDLADHGVLEKYNVELIGASREAIRMAEDRNLFRIAMAEIGLECPKAEVARSMEQALEIQATVGFPTIIRPSFTLGGSGGGIAYNKEEFVEIIGRGLELSPVHEVLVEESVLGWKEFEMEVVRDKADNCIIVCSIENFDPMGVHTGDSITVAPAQTLTDKEYQRLRNASIAVLRKIGVDTGGSNVQFGINAEDGRVVVIEMNPRVSRSSALASKATGFPIAKVAAKLAVGYTLDELKNDITGGLTPASFEPSIDYVVTKIPRFAFEKFPAADARLTTQMKSVGEVMAMGRTFTESMQKALRGLEIGKTGLNPTGLDIGSEEGFLTLKRELREPRPDRVFHVADAFRAGLSLEEVHALTRIDPWFLAAFEDIVMTEGEVQRQGLTALDEPRMRELKRMGFSDARLAELVDTNEAAVRHVRRTLGVRPVYKRVDSCAAEFATTTAYMYSTYEEECEANPTDREKIIVLGGGPNRIGQGIEFDYCCVHAALALREDGFETIMVNCNPETVSTDYDTSDRLYFEPLTLEDVLEIVDLEKPKGVIVQYGGQTPLKLARALEAAGVPVIGTNAESIDIAEDRERFQKLIEKLKLKQPPNRTARNADEALALAREIGYPLVVRPSYVLGGRAMEIVYADADLSRYIREAVQVSNESPVLLDRFLDHAVEVDVDIVADAEGNVLIGGIMEHIEEAGVHSGDSSCSLPPYSLSQEVQDEMRRQVTELARELKVIGLMNTQFAIQGDEVFILEVNPRASRTVPFVCKATGMSLAKIAARAMAGRSLADQGATKEIIPSYYSVKEAIFPFLKFQNVDPILGPEMRSTGEVMGVGRTFGAAFARGHEAAGIHAPPKGKVFMSVRDADKDRLLPIAQDVTARGYVVVATTGTAAFLESHGVKCERINKVLEGRPHIVDLIKNGEVVYIVNTTEGKQAISDSFSIRREALQQRVTYSTTVAGARALVHSLDFHANGEVNSLQDLHKELNA
- the carA gene encoding glutamine-hydrolyzing carbamoyl-phosphate synthase small subunit, whose translation is MRTPALLALEDGSIFHGHAVGARGETIGEVVFNTAMTGYQEILTDPSYSRQIVTLTYPHIGNTGTNEVDVESDRVHAAGLIVRDVPRLASNWRSVEPLPQYLARHGIVAIAGIDTRRLTRILREKGALGGCIVAGDAIDADAAVAKARGFEGLNGMDLAKVVSTTATYQWSEGVYDLDKQAFHNVPKTFKVVAYDFGVKQNILRLLAGRGVEITVVPAQTPASDVLAMNPDGVFLANGPGDPAACDYAIEATRQILDTKIPLFGICLGHQILALAVGAKTLKMKFGHHGANHPVKDHDTGRVLISSQNHGFAVDPATLPANVRITHTSLFDGSLQGFALTDRPAFCFQGHPEASPGPEDVGYLFDTFIASMEEHRAKRA
- a CDS encoding 2OG-Fe(II) oxygenase family protein — its product is MLLDPARLERPDTDIRHEPFSFMIAHGQLPDECRSELERDFPQYTSAGFFPYDASDCGPSVNELVEQMTSRAFSAAIGRHLGIPGLETYPTLVTLCRLLNRRHGTIHTDSKSKIATALIYLNPMWPDTSDGCLRFLRSINDIDDIVAPELKPLYGEFAVFRRAENSFHGHLPYEGERRVIQVAWLTSEEEKARKTKRGKFSRVFKKIFGKLDRKMGADRDRNASHPD
- a CDS encoding sodium:calcium antiporter; protein product: MLLTCFLFLVSAGAIYFACEYFVNGVEWFGRKLNLGATATGTVLAAFGTALPESAVTFVAVMFGKTPEAKDIGVGAALGGPLVLATIAYAVVGFALYAGRKRLNRPDLRVRVDNQRLARDQSWFLAIFIVKVGLGLVAFAWKPWLGVLFLLAYVAYVWREMRDDTTAPEEEALEPLTFRPRDANPSMGWVALQTGLALLVIAIASRTFVWQLEAFGDFFQLSPHIVALVLSPVATELPETVNALIWVRQGKERLALANISGAMMIQATIPSSLALFATPWLFDTPLIVAGAITMVAVVALWAMFRRGSVEARWLMPIGALYGVFAIFVGWWFGVR